In Helianthus annuus cultivar XRQ/B chromosome 8, HanXRQr2.0-SUNRISE, whole genome shotgun sequence, a single genomic region encodes these proteins:
- the LOC110873672 gene encoding transcriptional corepressor LEUNIG: MSQANWEADKMLDVYIHDYLVKRDLKASAQAFQAEGKVSSDPVAIDAPGGFLFEWWSVFWDIFIARTNEKHSEVAASYIETQLIKAREQQQQQQPQQSPHPQQQQQQQQQQQMQMQQLMLQRQAQQAQQQQQQQQQQQQQHQQQQQAQHQQQQQQQQQQRRDGAHLLNGTSNGLVGNEPLMRQNPGTANAMATKMYEENLKVPLSRDSLDDAAAIKQRYGENVGQLLDSKHASILKSAAAGQPSGQLLHGTSGSMSPQVQGRHPQLPGSASEIKTEMNPILNPRAAGPEGSLIGVPGSNQGGNNLTLKGWPLTGLDQLRSGLLQQQKSYMQGGSHQLQMLTPQHQHQLLLAQQNMTSQSANDESRRLRMLLNNRSMSMGKDSVGDVPNLGSSMPVLPRGDPDMLLKLKMAQLQQQQQQQNSNPQQQQQQPHLQHSLSAPLIQNSNLNLQQDKILGTSSVTADGSMSNSFRGNDQNGRKRKQPVSSSGPANSSGTGNTAGPSPSSAPSTPSTHTPGDVISMPALPHNNNTTSSKPLMMFGTDGPATLTSPSNHLWDDKDIVQADMDHFVEDDDNVESFLSHDDNDPRDAVGRCMDVSKEFTFTEVRSVRASASKVVCCHFSSDGKLVASGGHDKKAVLWYTDSLKPKTTLEEHSSLITDVRFSPSMPRLATSSFDKTVRVWDADNPGFSLRTFIGHSASVMSLDFHPNKDDLICSCDGDGEIRYWSITNGSCARVFKGGTAQVRFQPRHGRYLAAAAENIVSILDVETQACRHSLQGHTKPIHSICWDPKGEYLASVSEDSVRVWSLMSGNEGECIHDLSCNGNKFHSCVFHPSYASLLVIGCYQSLELWNMSENKTMTLSAHEGLIAGLALSTVTGLVASASHDKIIKLWK; this comes from the exons ATGTCTCAGGCTAACTGGGAAGCTGATAAAAT GTTAGATGTTTATATACATGATTATTTGGTAAAGAGAGATTTGAAAGCTTCTGCTCAGGCATTTCAAGCTGAAGGAAAAGTCTCATCTGACCCTGTTG CTATCGACGCCCCGGGTGGCTTTCTTTTTGAATGGTGGTCTGTGTTTTGGGACATTTTTATTGCAAGGACTAATGAGAAGCACTCAGAAGTTGCAGCTTCCTATATTGAA ACACAGTTAATCAAAGCAAGggaacagcagcagcaacaacaaccgcaacaatcacctcatccacaacaacagcagcagcagcagcagcaacagcagatGCAAATGCAGCAACTGATGTTGCAACGTCAGGCTCAAcaagcacagcagcagcaacagcaacagcagcagcaacagcaacaacaccagcaacaacaacaagcacaacatcaacagcagcagcagcagcagcagcagcagaggAGAGATGGGGCCCACCTACTCAATGGAACTTCAAATGGGCTTGTTGGAAATGAGCCGCTTATGAGGCAAAATCCTGGAACTGCTAATGCCATGGCTACAAAGATGTACGAGGAGAATTTAAAAGTGCCACTTTCAAGGGACTCTTTAGATGATGCAGCAGCTATCAAG CAAAGATATGGGGAGAATGTAGGGCAGCTTTTGGACTCAAAACACGCATCAATATTGAAATCTGCTGCAGCTGGGCAACCTTCAGG GCAATTGTTGCATGGTACATCTGGCAGTATGTCTCCTCAAGTTCAAGGTCGGCACCCGCAACTTCCAGGATCTGCCTCG GAGATAAAGACAGAGATGAATCCAATATTGAATCCCCGAGCTGCAGGACCTGAGGGGTCATTGATTGGAGTTCCTG GATCAAATCAAGGGGGTAACAACTTGACATTGAAAGGATGGCCTCTCACA GGTTTGGATCAACTACGGTCTGGTCTGCTACAGCAGCAGAAGTCATACATGCAGGGGGGTTCCCATCAGCTACAAATGCTGACACCACAGCATCAGCACCAACTTTTGTTAGCTCAGCAAAACATGACATCACAGTCTGCTAATGATGAAAGCAGACGGCTCAGAATGCTTCTTAATAATCGGAGCATGAGCATGGGCAAAGATTCAGTGGGTGATGTTCCAAATCTCGGATCATCTATGCCTGTTCTACCTCGCGGTGATCCAGATATGTTACTCAAG TTAAAAATGGCTCAGctgcagcagcagcagcagcagcaaaatAGTAacccacaacagcagcagcagcagccacatcTCCAGCACTCTCTTTCTGCCCCcctaattcaaaattcaaatctcAATCTCCAGCAAGACAAAATCTTGGGGACAAGCAGCGTAACTGCAGACGGGAGCATGTCAAACTCCTTTAGAGGAAACGATCAG AATGGAAGAAAGAGAAAGCAGCCAGTGTCATCTTCGGGACCTGCAAACAGTTCAGGAACGGGGAACACTGCAGGACCGTCACCAAGTTCAGCACCTTCAACACCATCAACTCATACACCGGGAGATGTTATCTCAATGCCTGCACTTCCACATAACAACAACACCACTTCTTCCAAGCCTTTAATGATGTTTGGGACAGATGGTCCTGCAACTCTTACCTCCCCATCAAATCACTTG TGGGATGATAAAGACATTGTGCAGGCTGATATGGATCATTTTGTAGAGGATGATGATAATGTCGAGTCTTTTTTATCCCATGATGATAATGATCCCAGAGATGCAGTTGGTCGGTGTATGGATGTAAGCAAAG AGTTCACATTTACGGAGGTGAGATCGGTTCGGGCTAGTGCAAGCAAGGTAGTCTGCTGCCACTTCTCATCGGATGGTAAACTTGTAGCCAGTGGTGGTCATGATAAGAAG GCTGTACTGTGGTACACTGATTCTCTAAAGCCAAAGACCACCCTTGAAGAACATTCATCGTTGATCACGGATGTGCGTTTCAGCCCGAGCATGCCACGCCTTGCAACCTCTTCTTTTGATAAAACAGTCCGTGTTTGGGATGCTGATAAT CCTGGGTTTTCCTTGCGAACATTCATTGGGCATTCTGCGTCTGTGATGTCATTAGATTTCCACCCGAATAAAGATGACCTCATCTGCTCGTGTGATGGGGATGGGGAAATAAGGTACTGGAGCATAACTAACGGTAGCTGTGCACGTGTATTCAAG GGTGGGACGGCGCAAGTGAGATTCCAGCCTCGCCATGGAAGATATCTTGCAGCAGCTGCAGAAAACATCGTGTCAATACTGGACGTGGAGACGCAAGCTTGCAGGCATTCACTGCAG GGGCATACAAAACCAATTCATTCCATTTGCTGGGACCCAAAAGGGGAGTATTTGGCATCTGTTAGTGAGGACTCGGTCAGAGTTTGGTCTCTTATGTCTGGAAATGAAGGGGAGTGTATACATGACCTTAGCTGTAACGGAAATAAGTTCCATTCTTGTGTTTTTCATCCTAGTTATGCTTCCTTATTGGTCATCGGCTGTTACCAG TCTCTTGAGCTATGGAACATGTCTGAGAACAAGACGATGACACTGTCAGCACATGAAGGGCTAATCGCTGGTTTGGCCTTGTCGACGGTTACAGGTTTGGTAGCCTCGGCTAGCCATGATAAGATCATAAAACTTTGGAAGTGA